GGGAAAATATAAATACACGTACCATAATATTACCGGACAAAGGAATAGATGAAAGCGATAAACCTGCAATCTCCGCAAGAAGATCCCATCGGTTCAACCCCGTTGCAGAGATATATCAGGCTCTCTTGCTGGGTATTGGTGATTATGTTAAGAAAAACGGTTTTCAGAAGGTGACACTTGGATTGAGCGGAGGAATTGATTCCGCTGTAGTTGCCGTAATTGCTGCAGATGCCCTGGGCAGCCAGAATGTAGTCGCAGTTTTTATGCCATCCAGATATACGTCAGAGGAGTCTGTATCTGACGCTAATGATCTGGCTTTTAATCTGGGGATCACCCTTCATAATATTCCCATAGAAGGCGTTTATAATGCATATCTATCTACCCTTGCACCCTTTTTTGAGGGGTTAACAGAGAACGTAACCGAAGAGAATATACAGGCACGTATACGCGGCAATATCCTTATGGCCCTCTCAAATAAATTCGGCTGGCTTGTCCTGACAACAGGCAATAAATCAGAAATGAGCGTCGGATATGCAACTCTCTATGGCGACATGGCAGGAGGTTTTGCAGTCATAAAAGACGTGCCCAAGACACTGGTATACGAAATAGCACGCTATAGAAACAAACTGGGCATGGTTATCCCTGAACGGGTCATAGTAAAAGAGCCCACGGCAGAGCTGAAGTCTGACCAGAAGGACAGCGACACTTTGCCGCCTTATGAGATGCTGGATCAGATCCTGAAGGCTTATATTGAAGAAGATAAACATGCAGGAGAAATTTCACCTGCAATAGCAGCAAGCGGATTTATCGATAAGACATTCCGTATGGTCGACAACAGTGAATATAAGCGTCGTCAGTCACCCATAGGGATTAAGATTACACCAAAGGCATTCGGAAAAGACAGAAGGATGCCCATAACAAATAAGTACAGGGGGTGAACCATGCCTTTCGAAGAATTGGTGCAAAGGATAAACCCTACTTTGAAAAGAATCACAAAGAAGCTGAACGGTCATTTCACCTTTTTCAATGATGAAGATCTATATCAGGAGGCATTGACCAACCTTTGGGTACGCTACAACGAGGGTGTGCTTCATGATAAGACCGATAGTTATATATTGCAGGGTTGCTACTATTATCTGCGAAACCATCTGCGC
The sequence above is a segment of the Pseudomonadota bacterium genome. Coding sequences within it:
- a CDS encoding NAD+ synthase, coding for MNKIYRIAVAQINTTVGDLEGNCTKMKEYMGMAIDMKANIAVFPELAITGYPPEDLLLKPKFIEDNLMALQRFSKSVVKIIVVCGFVDRQGKKYFNAAAIIYNGKIRGVYHKMLLPNYGVFDEKRHFISGEEVLTFIHDGLHFGVNICEDIWHKKGPTQIQEAMGAQVILNINASPYHAGKAALRTKIVKEEAKANMIPIVYANLVGGQDELVFDGQSMIVNADGRVIARALSFQEDLLLTDLSIESSISGVQRQQWENINTRTIILPDKGIDESDKPAISARRSHRFNPVAEIYQALLLGIGDYVKKNGFQKVTLGLSGGIDSAVVAVIAADALGSQNVVAVFMPSRYTSEESVSDANDLAFNLGITLHNIPIEGVYNAYLSTLAPFFEGLTENVTEENIQARIRGNILMALSNKFGWLVLTTGNKSEMSVGYATLYGDMAGGFAVIKDVPKTLVYEIARYRNKLGMVIPERVIVKEPTAELKSDQKDSDTLPPYEMLDQILKAYIEEDKHAGEISPAIAASGFIDKTFRMVDNSEYKRRQSPIGIKITPKAFGKDRRMPITNKYRG